The genomic stretch TTTTCAAAAAAGTTAAAGCAGAAGCTGTAACTCCTGTTCCACAACTGTAAGTTTCGTCTTCAACGCCTCGTTCATAGGTTCTTACGAAAATTTCATCATCAGAAATATTTTCAACAAAATTGACATTGATGCCTTTTTCTTTATAATTTTCAGAATTTCTGATGCTGTTTCCCTCTGCGAAAACGTTGAAATTGGCAATATCTTCAACATATTTAATGTAGTGAGGCGAGCCTGTATCTAAAACAGAATCTTCGCCGTCATTGGTAATCGTTGTAACATCACCCATTTTCAGTTTTACAATATTTCCGTTAATTTCAGCTTCATGAAGTCCGTCAATCGCCATAAAAACAGTTTTATTATTTTTAAAAATCGAAAGGAAGTGAGCAAAAGCCACCGAACAACGGGCACCGTTGCCGCAGAAGCTTTTGGAACCGTCAGAATTATAGTAATCAACTTCAAAATCTACATTTTCGGCTGAGTTTATTTTAATCAATCCGTCTGCGCCAATTCCGAAGCGGCGATCGCACAATTTTTGGATATTCGCAATTGAAAGGCTATCCCACTCTCCGGAGCGGTTGTCTACCATTACAAAGTCGTTTCCAGTTCCCTGATATTTATAAAATTCCATACTTCTGTTCTCTCTAATTAGCCTGCAAAATTAATGTAATTAAAACGAAAAAACGAACAGCGATTGCTGTCCGTTTTATTATTTAGAATGATTATCTTCTTGATCCGCTTCTTTGAGGATTGTTATCCGAATTATTGTTGTTTTGAGGCGTTGTCTGCGTATTATTTCTATAGTTTCCGCTATTGTTCTGTGTGGGCTGCTGCTGATTTCTCATCCCACTGTTTCTCTGACTTTGATTCCGAGTGCTTGAGTTACTCTGGCTTCTCACACCGTTATTCGAGTTATTACGAGGCGGATTATTATTGTAAGTTCTTTGACTGTTATTGTATCGGTAAGAGTTATTCCCGTTTCCTACGCCGTTATTAGGTCTTTGACTTGTTGTAGCGTTTCCTACAGCTCCCGAATTACGTTGTATGTAGACTTTATTTCTATTATCTCCGTAGTAATAAGGTACACCGTTATCGTAATAATATCGCATATCGTCTCTGTAATAATATCCGTCGTTACCATAATAACCACCGGAACCATAATATCCTGAAGGAGCGTAATAATATCCGTTATCATAATAAGGATCTCCATAAGCACCGTAGTTGCCGCCGTAAGCAGCACAAGATGCCAAGCTAAAACCAAGTAGAAGACCTGCTGTTATTTTTAATATATTTTTCATAACTGTACTGTATTTTTTTCTTTAAAACTTTTTTTCCAGTTGACATATCCTATGATTGCCATTATGGTAAATACCAAATATTGAACCGAAGTTATTCCGTATCCTTTATAAATATACATAGGAATAGAAATTAGATCGCCCAAAATCCAGAAAACCCAATTCTCAATGCGTCTTTTCGCCATCAGCCACATTCCGACTAGAAATACGGAAGTCGTAAAAACATCCAGCCAATTTGCCCAATCCAGATGGTAAAAACCAAATTCTATATTCTGTGATGAAAAATGATTATCGATGTAAGGTTTATAGTAATAAATAATCATTACTAAAAATATGCTTAAGATAAAAAGCATTGCCGCCATCATCCATTCTTTCTTTTTTGCCCAGGAAACTTCTACGTGAATCTGGTCTTCGGAATTTTTGTTCCACAAAATCCATCCATAAACACTCATTATTGAATAATATAAATTGATCATACAATCTCCAAGCAAGCCAGCGATAAAAAGAAGGTAAACATAGATGACGGTAGAAATAATTCCTGTAGGATAGACCCAGATGTTCTTTTTAATTGAAAAAAATACACTCATAATTCCTAAGACAGTGGCAAAAGTTTCAAGAAAAATTTGTGCGTCAGTATATGATTCGTAGGGTTTTATGAAAAGATCATACATATTCATGGTTTCAAAAATAAGCAAAAAATACAGTATTTTAAAATACATTAAAGAAGGTGAAAATCAATTTTGTACAACTTAAAATGAAAATAAATTGACGAAAGTTTATTAATAAATGTTAAGGTCTCCAAATTTTTTATATTTTCGTAAATCTTTAAAACAAAGAAAACAATATGTCAAATATTTGGAAAACAAAACCGCTCGGAGCCTATGAGGCTGATATGAAAAAGAGTGAGCTCAAAAGAGTTCTGGGGAAATGGAGCCTTACTGCCATTGGTATCGGAGCAATTATCGGAGGTGGAATTTTTGTACTTACAGGTACCGGAGCTTATTATCACGCGGGTCCTGCTTTAGCTTTATCATTCGTCGTTGCAGGTATTGCCTGTATATTTGCCGCACTCTGCTATGCAGAATTTGCTGCTTTATTACCCGTTGAAGGTTCGGCTTATGCTTATGCATACGGAACGGTAGGCGAGGTATTCGCTTGGCTTATCGGTTGGGGATTGGTGCTGGAATATGCGATGGGCTCGATGACGGTGGCTGTTTCCTGGTCGGGGTATTTCAATAAATTTTTGAAAATCATTAACGTAGAGCTTCCTTATTATCTCACCAATGATTTTGCTACAGCAAAACAATATGCAGTAGCTCATGGTTTAACAGAACCTAACTTTGCGTTTAATCTGCCAGCATTTATCATTGTTTTGATTGTTACTTCAATTTTGGTAAAAGGGACAAAAGAAGCTGCAGGGGCAAACAATATGATTGTGATTTTAAAAACTTCAGTTGTGGTTTTTGTAATCGTTGTTGGAGCTTTATTTATCAATATGGATAATCTTACACCATTTATTCCGGACGAAAAAATGATTCTTCAGTCAGATGGAAAAATGGGAGCAGCGTATGGTTTCAATGGTATTATTGCTGGCGCAGCTGCTGTTTTCTTTGCATATATTGGTTTTGATGCCGTTTCTACGCAGGCTGCAGAAGCAAAAAATCCTAGAAAAGATATCCCTTTTGCAATTATTACTTCGTTGTTGGTTTGTACAGCTTTATATATCTTAATGTCATTAGTTCTTACGGGAATGATGAGTTATAAAGATTTCGGATCGGTTCCTGATGCATTAACTGCACCTGTTGCTGTCGCTTTTGAGAAGGCTACCGGAATGAACTGGGCAGTAATCTTGATCACTGTTGCAGCAACTATTGGATTAATCTCTGTATTATTGGTAATGATGTTGGGACAGTCTAGAATTTTCTTAGGAATGGCAAAAGACGGTCTTCTTCCGAAAATGTTTAAAGAAATTCACCCGGTGAGAAAAACTCCTTATAAAAATACGATTCTTTTAGGGTTAATTGTAGCTACAGTTGCAGCACTTACACCAATCAGTACTTTGGTACATATGTGTAGTTTCGGGACTTTATTTGCATTTACAATGGTTTGTTTTGCAGTTTGGCTTTTGAGAGTAAAAAAACCGGAATTAAAAAGAGGTTTCAAAACTCCTATGCTTCCTGTTGTAGCATCATTAGGTATTTTAATCAATATTTATTTGATCATCAACTTAGAGCCTAGCGCAATCTACATGGCAATTGGCTGGTTGGCTTTAGGACTTCTAATTTACTTCTTGTACGGTAGACGAAACAGTGTTCTTAACAAAGGTGGCTATGATGAATTTATCGAAAAATAAATTTTAAATATATACTTTACAATCCGCAGACTAATCTTCTGCGGATTTTTTTATTTTTGTTATTATGAAAAAAATATTCACTTTGTTGTTTTCCACTGTTGGTTTATTGATGTTTTCTCAAAAGATCGAAAGTTTTGAAACTATTTTAAATGATAAAATTAGCATAAGAGCAATCGAATTATATGATAACAAAGTCTGGTACAGCGGAACGGAATCTAAATTCGGTTTTGTTGATTTAAAAGATCATAAAATTCAAAAACAGATTACACTGTCTGAAAAGAAGTTACAGTTTAGAACATTAGCACAAAATAAAGATGCTTTTTACGCTATTAATATCGAAAGTCCGGCTCATTTTTTTAGAATAGATAAAAAAGACCTTTCGGTTGTAAATACTTATACAGATACCTTGAAAACGGCATTTTACGATGCATTGATTTTTGTAAATGACGAGCATGCGGTTACATTCAGTGATCCCGCAAAAGATTTGAATTTGAAATTATCTTTTATAATGCCAAAATTGAATGCTGTTTTGGATTTCAATACACTCACCAAAAGAGAAGGCTTTAATACTATAAAGTTGAATGAAGGTGAAGCGGCTTTTGCGGCAAGTAATACCAATATTGCTCATCAGGGAACTAATATCTGGATCGCAACAGGAGGTAAAAGTTCAAGAATTATTAAGATAGATTATACTACTTTCAAATCAAATGTTTATAAAACACCTTTTATTCAGGGAGAATCGGCTCAGGGAATGTATTCAATTGATTTCGCAAACGAAAAATTCGGAGTTGCAGTTGGTGGTGATTACACAAAACAGGAAGCCAATGTCAATAATATTGCAACCACAAATGACGGAGGAAAAACCTGGCAAATTCAGGCATCAGGAAAAAATGCTGGATATACAACGTGTGTAAAAATAAAACCTAATTCTAAAGGAAAGGAAATGATTTCGGTTGGAGATCAACACATCAGTTATTCTTCAGATTTCGGAAAAACGTGGAAGAAAATTTCTGATGAAAAAGGGTTTTATGTTTGCAAATGGGTTGATGGAAATACGGTTGTTTTTGCAGGAAAAGATAAAATTTCGCTTATGAAATTAAAATTTTAAATCTTTTAGATAGAACATATCTTTTCAATTGAAGCAGATTTGAAATTTCATAAAATTACCTTTGATAAAATTTTCGCATGAAAAATTTAAAAATATTTCTATTATTAATTCCTGCTGTTTTTTATACTCAGAAAATAAGGGTTTTTGTTTTGGCGGGTCAATCGAATATGAATGGCTTTGGATATAATAAAGATCTTCCCAATGATTTAAAAACAGTTAAAGATGTTTATATTTTTCAGGGAAATTCTGTTCCTGACGGAGAAAAAAATGGCGGAACAGGAAAATGGGATGTTTTGAAAGCCGGAAACGGAACCGGTTTTAAAACTGATGGAAAAACCAATACACTTTCAGACCGATTTGGTTTGGAAATGACTTTTGCCAAAAGAATGAAAGAACTCTTCCCAAACGATAAAATTGCGTTGATCAAATATGCAAGAGAGGGAACTTCAATAGACAGTCTTGCAACGGGAAGTTTCGGGTGTTGGGATTCAGATTATCACGGGAAAAATGGATTGAATCAATATGATTATTTCCTAAATACGGTAAAAAATGCTTTAAGCGAAAAAGATATTGACGGAAACGGAAAAGCAGACGAGTTACAAATGTCCGGAATTTTGTGGATGCAAGGGGAAGGTGACGCGAGCTACAACGAAGAAATTGCCAATAATTATTACCCTCATCTGAAAACTTTGATGAATCAGATGCGGGCTGCCTTACGCACCGATGACGTGCCTGTTGTGATTGGAAAAATCTCAGATTCGGGTAAGAATGAAAAAGGAAAAGTCTGGCCAATGGGAGAATTGGTACAGTATGCTCAGGAAAAATTTGTACGCAATGATAAAAACGCTGCCATTGTTCGCTCGACTCAAAAATACAATTACGGAAACGATCCATGGCATTATGACAGCGCAGGTTACATTGATTTGGGAAAGAATTTTGCGGATGAGGTATTTAGACTCATTATAAATTTCGAAAAGAAAGACTAATATAATTCATGATCTCTAATTCAGAAGTAATGGTTAATTTTGCAGAATGAAATGTATCAATTTCATCAGTTTAGAAAAAATATAAAGTTTCAAATGAATTCGTTAATCGATAAATATAATATTCCAGGCCCGCGTTATACGTCTTATCCCACTGTTCCATATTGGGACGAATCTACTTTTTCTCCGGAAAAGTGGAAATCAAGTGTGATAAAATCTTTTAATGAAAGCAATTCAGCAGAAGGAATTTCAATATACATTCACCTTCCTTTCTGTGAAGCATTGTGTACTTTTTGCGCTTGCCACAAACGTATTACAAAACAGCACAGTGTAGAAGTTCCTTATCTTGAAAGTGTTTTAAAAGAATGGATGCTTTATCTTCAATTATTTAATGAAAAGCCGAAGTTAAAAGAACTGCATTTAGGTGGTGGAACACCTACATTTTTTTCTCCGGAAAATCTAAAAACTTTATTGCAGGGAATTTTTGATACGGTTGAAATTGCAGAACATCCTGAATTTTCTTTTGAAGGTCACCCGAATAATACAACAAGAGAGCATCTTCAGACTTTATTCGATTTAGGATTTAGAAGAGCCAGTTTTGGGGTGCAGGATTATGATTTGAAGGTTCAGAAAGCGATTAACAGAGTTCAGCCTTTCGAAAACGTAAAAAATGTTACAGAATGGGCCAGAGAAATTGGGTATACAAGTATTTCTCACGATTTAGTTTATGGTTTGCCACATTCTAATTGGGAAAGTATGGCTCTTACCATTCATAAAACTTTAGAGCTGAAACCGGATCGTCTTGCTTATTATTCTTATGCTCATGTGCCATGGATAAAAGGAGTGGGACAAAGAGGTTTTGATGAAAACGACCTGCCAAGCGGTGAAGAGAAAAGAAGATTGTATGAAGACGGCAAAAAATTATTAGAAGAATTAGGCTATAAAGAAGTCGGGATGGATCATTTTTCTCTTGAAGAAGATGAGTTGTACAAATCTATGATTTCAGGAGATATTCATCGTAATTTCATGGGGTACTCTTCAAGCAAAACTCAATTAATGATAGGTTTAGGGATGAGTTCAATTTCAGATTCTTGGTATGCTTTTGCTCAAAACGTAAAAACCGTTGAAGAATATCAAAAAATTGTAGAAGAAGGTGAAATTCCTGTAGTGAAAGGACATGTTTTAAATGAAGAAGATTTATCGATCAGAAGACATATTCTAAATTTAATGTGCCAATTGGAAACTACTTTTGAAAATAAAGATGCCATTCCGGAGCTTGAAAATGCTTTTGATATGCTTCAGGAAATGGAACGCGATGAATTGGTTGTAATTAATCATAATCATATAAAAATCACAGAAAAAGGAAGGGCTTTCACAAGAAATGTAGCCATGGTTTTCGATCTCAGAATGTTGAGAAACAAACCTGAAACCAGAATTTTTTCGATGACAATATAACAAAAAGCGATTCAGAAATGAATCGCTTTTCTTTACCTAAACCTAAACCTAAACCTAAACCTAAACCTAAACCTATTTAATAATTATTTTCTGGCTGTAAGATTTCAAATCTCCAGATTTAATGTTGATGTAATAAACTCCTGCAGGAATTCCTGTAATGTTGATACTGTTTTCAAAATCGAATTTTGTTTCGTCCAAAACTTTTCTTCCTTCAGTACTGAAAATTTCGGCAACGCTATTCTTATCTTTCAAGCCTTCCACAAAAATTCTTTCTGATGCAGGATTTGGGTAAACTCTGATCTGGCTGAATGTAGCATCCTGTACTCCCAAAGTTGGTGTGGTAATCTTATAAATCTTACCATTATTTACAGCCGCTACATAAAGTTCGTTAAGATTGTTTTGTCCGAAAGTTGAAAATTATTGCCGGTAAAAGGGGTAGTCCAGGAAATTGAGTTGTTTGCATCCATCATACCGATTTGTGAAGAACAATAGTCTGCAAAAAAATATTTTCCTTGCAGACCCGGGTTTTGTGTTCCCCGATAAACATAGCCTCCGGTAATCGAACATTTGTTTCCGGAATGATCGTAAACGGCCACTGGAAAAGTCATTGTAGAAGAAGCGGCACATCCGGTTGCGTTATAAGTGTTATTTCCTTCGTAACATCTCCATCCGTAATTGATTCCTGCCTGCGTAATTGGCATCCGGTTGATTTCCTCAAAAAGACCTTGTCCTACATCAGCTATCATTGCATTTCCGGTAATTAAGTCAAAAGAAAATTTCCATGCATTTCTTAGTCCATAAGACCAAATTTCATCTGCGCCATTAATTCCCACAAAAGGATTTCCTGCGGGAATATTGTATGGTCCCGTAGAATTAATATCCAATCTTAACAGCTTTCCTAACAATGAATTTTTGTTTTGTGCATTATTATTCGGGTCGCCGCTACTTCCGCCGTCTCCCGTTACAATCCACAAATTTCCGTCGGGAGCAAAATGAATACTTCCACCATTATGGTTATCAAAAGGTTTTGGAATGTTTAAAATAATCTTTTCTGAATTAGGATCGGCGGTATTCGGATTGGTAGAATTCACAGAATATCTTGCTACGATAATATTTCCTGCTGTATTGTTGTAGTACACGAAAAAATATCCGTTAGTCAAATATTGTGGATGAAAAGCCAGACCTAAAAGTCCTCTTTCTCCGTTGAATGTAACTTTGCTGCTTATATTAAGAAAGTCTGCAGCATTCACGGTTCCGTTGGGTTGTATAATCTTAATAATTCCATTCTGTTGTACTACGAAAAGACGGCTGTCATTTGCGTTGGTGATCTCTACAGGACTCGTAAGCCCACTTGCGAATTCTTCCAGTACAAAACTTTGAGATTGTACGATTAAGGAAGATAATAATGCTAATAAAAGTAATGGTCTTTTCATAATATTTTGAAATTTAGGGTGTTGTATTGTTAAAATGAAAATTTCATACCATTACCTGTTTTTAATATTTAATAAATTTAGCCATAAAATATCATTAAAATAAGATTGCCGATATATCTGAAAATAAACCATTTCTGTTGCCAAAAGTTCATAAAATATCAATAAAATCATTATATTTGCCGACTTAATTTAACGTAGTTATAACAAAATGCAAGGAAAAGGACTTATTACAATTGTTGCTATTGTACTAGGGTTAATTTGCTTAAATGAGCTATTACCAACCTGGTACGCCGGCAAAATTGAATCGCAAATCGAAGCTGCGAACGGAAACGAGAAAGAAATTCAGAGATTAAAGGATGAAACTTTAAATCTTGGGTTTACAGAACTTTCTTATGCTAAGGCAAAAGACAAAGAAATGAAGCTAGGTCTTGACCTGAAAGGGGGGATCAACGTTCTTTTGGAAATCAATCAGAGAGATTTGGTGAATGATTTAACTAATTATTCTACCAATCCTATTCTTATTGAGGCTCTGAACAGAACAGATGAAGCTCAGAAAAACTCTACAAAATCTTATATCGACAATTTCTTTGTTGAGTTTGATGCCGTAAACAAAGCAAAAGGCGCAAACCTTAAACTTGCAGATCCTGAAATCTTCGGAAATACTAATCTTTCTGAGATTAAATTCAACACCACTGATGATCAGGTAAAAAGCATTGTTAAAAAAAGAATTGATCTTTCTGTAGGTACAGCTTTTGAAGTAATCAGAACCAGAATTGATAAATTAGGAGCTATCCAGCCAAACGTACAGAGAGTTCCGGGAACGGCAAGAATCTCTGTAGAAATGCCGGGTATGAAAGATATCGATAAGGTTAAAAAGATGCTTCAGACTTCTGCAAAACTTCAGTTTTGGGAAATACAGCAGTTTGCTGAGGTTGCACCTTATTTCCAGACTTTAAGTGCTACAGTTGCTGCAAAAGGTGACTCTATGGGAGTTGCTAAAAATGTGAACTTCTTAAACTTAATGCAAGGAGGGAAATCAGGAACCATGAGCTCTGTAGGAAGTGTGAAATTGACAGATACTGCAAAAGTAAACAAGATATTAAACAGTAAAATTGCACAGTCTTTACGTCCTGCAAATATAAAATATACCCAGTTTATGTGGGGTTACAAGCCTGAATCTACGGATGAAAAAAGCTTAGTCCTATATGCTATAAGAGGTAATATCAACCAAAAAGCTCCGGTAGACGGTGCTGTAGAAACTGCAAGTATCGGTTACGATGAGTTGAGCAGAGTAGTGGTAGATATGCAAATGGATTCTAAAGGTGCTAAAGATTGGAAAACGCTTACCGAGAAAAACGTAGGAAAACCAGTTGCTGTAACTTTAGATAACAGAGTATATACTGCGCCAAATGTACAGGGTGCAATTCCTAACGGTAGAACACAGATCTCTGGTAACTTCTCTCAGGAAGAAGCTAAAGAATTGGTAGACGTTTTAGGAGCTGGTAAATTACCTGCAGGTGCAAAAGTAGTACAAGCTACACAAGTAGGTCCGTCTTTAGGACAGGAGTCTATTGATGCGGGAGTTTTATCATTCTCTATTGCGTTCTTAATTATTATTGCATACATCATTTTCTACTACGGTTTAGCAGGAGTTTATGCGGTAATTGCAATGATTATCAACTTATTCTATATTTTCGGAATTATGGATTCCGGAGACTTTACTTTAACGCTTCCAGGTATTGCGGGTATTGTACTTTCAATGGCGATGGCGGTAGATACCAACGTAATTATTTACGAAAGGACGAAAGAAGAATTATTTGCAGGAAAAAACATTCTTGAAGCTTACAAGGATGGTTTCAAACATGCATTAAATGCAATTATAGATGGTCACTTAACGATGATTTTGACGGCGGTAGTATTATTCTTCTTCGGAACAGGTCCTATCAAAGGATTTGCATTGACGTTGTTGATTGGTGCTGTAATGACATTGTTTACATCAATCTTACTTTCAAGAGTAATGATTTTCCATAGATTAAATAAAGGTAAAAGTCTTTCAGTTTGGACGCCTCCAACGAAAAACTTATTCAGAAATACCTGGATCGATTTTATTGGAAAAAGAAAATATTCATATATCCTTTCTGCAATCTTAACGGTAATTTCTTTAGGATCAATTTTTGTTAATGGATTTAAATTTGGTATCGATTTTACAGGAGGTAGAAACTACGTTGTAAGATTTGACAAAGAAGTAAATGCAGAAGATATTGAAAATGGTTTAGTTAAAGTTTTCACAACTCAGGATGGTAAAAATTCTTCTGTTGAAGCTAAAACTTTTGGAAACAACAATCAGCTGAAAATCTCTACAGATTATCTTATCAATGACGAATCATTGAAAGCTGACCAGACTATTGAGCAAAAATTATTTGAAGGTTTAAAACCAAATCTTCCTGCAAAAATGACTCTAGAAGAATTTAAATCTGCAGATACAGATCACGCAGGTATTATTTCTTCAGAAAAAGTGGGGCCTTCTGTTGCTGATGATATTCAGACACACGGTACTCTTGCAGTTGTTGCTGCTTTGGCAGGTATTTTCCTATATATTTTGGTGAGATTTAGAAAATGGCAGTTTTCATTGGGTGCTGTTGCGGCACTATTACATGATGCGATCATTATTTTGGGTGCGTTCTCGCTATTCCATTCTGTAATGCCTTTCAATATGGAGGTTAATCAGGATTTCATCGCGGCAATTCTTACCGTATTGGGTTACTCAATCAATGATACTGTAATTATCTTCGATAGAATTAGAGAATATCTTAGAGAGAAGAAAGCGCTTACTTTATCAGGATTGTTTGATGATGCTATTTCAAGTACTTTAGGTAGAACGTTCAACACTACATTTGCTACATTACTTGTAATTCTTGCTATCTTCATCTTTGGTGGAGACAACTTGAGAGGATTTATGTTTGCATTATTAATCGGTATCGGTTTTGGTGCATACTCATCCATCTTTATCGCATCGGCAATCGCATACGATTTCCTTAAATCAGGAAAAGAAGAAGACGTACACGGTAAATCTTCTACAGATAAAGAATTACTTGCTACAAAGTAATATCAACTACATTAAATATATTAAAGAGCCTTTCATTTGAAAGGCTCTTTTTTTTATAACTTTTAAATTTAATTTAATTAAAACTAAAATTAAAACAGTTATTCCCAACCAAAAAACATCAACTATCAACAACAATAATTCAACAATTTAGAACGAATATTTTTCCCGATTTCCTTATTTTTGCACAGTAATGGAAAATTCAAAAAAGAAAGCAGCAATGAGCTTTATATTTATCACCTTGCTGATAGATATAACGGGGTGGGGAATCATCATTCCTGTAGTTCCGCAATTGATTAAAGAACTGATTCATGCTGATATCAGTGAAGCTGC from Chryseobacterium indoltheticum encodes the following:
- the secD gene encoding protein translocase subunit SecD, encoding MQGKGLITIVAIVLGLICLNELLPTWYAGKIESQIEAANGNEKEIQRLKDETLNLGFTELSYAKAKDKEMKLGLDLKGGINVLLEINQRDLVNDLTNYSTNPILIEALNRTDEAQKNSTKSYIDNFFVEFDAVNKAKGANLKLADPEIFGNTNLSEIKFNTTDDQVKSIVKKRIDLSVGTAFEVIRTRIDKLGAIQPNVQRVPGTARISVEMPGMKDIDKVKKMLQTSAKLQFWEIQQFAEVAPYFQTLSATVAAKGDSMGVAKNVNFLNLMQGGKSGTMSSVGSVKLTDTAKVNKILNSKIAQSLRPANIKYTQFMWGYKPESTDEKSLVLYAIRGNINQKAPVDGAVETASIGYDELSRVVVDMQMDSKGAKDWKTLTEKNVGKPVAVTLDNRVYTAPNVQGAIPNGRTQISGNFSQEEAKELVDVLGAGKLPAGAKVVQATQVGPSLGQESIDAGVLSFSIAFLIIIAYIIFYYGLAGVYAVIAMIINLFYIFGIMDSGDFTLTLPGIAGIVLSMAMAVDTNVIIYERTKEELFAGKNILEAYKDGFKHALNAIIDGHLTMILTAVVLFFFGTGPIKGFALTLLIGAVMTLFTSILLSRVMIFHRLNKGKSLSVWTPPTKNLFRNTWIDFIGKRKYSYILSAILTVISLGSIFVNGFKFGIDFTGGRNYVVRFDKEVNAEDIENGLVKVFTTQDGKNSSVEAKTFGNNNQLKISTDYLINDESLKADQTIEQKLFEGLKPNLPAKMTLEEFKSADTDHAGIISSEKVGPSVADDIQTHGTLAVVAALAGIFLYILVRFRKWQFSLGAVAALLHDAIIILGAFSLFHSVMPFNMEVNQDFIAAILTVLGYSINDTVIIFDRIREYLREKKALTLSGLFDDAISSTLGRTFNTTFATLLVILAIFIFGGDNLRGFMFALLIGIGFGAYSSIFIASAIAYDFLKSGKEEDVHGKSSTDKELLATK